The Desulfonatronum lacustre DSM 10312 region CTCCGCGGCCGGGGCGGGGGAGGGCGTGGCGGTGGTTTGGGTTGCGGGATCGACCCGTGGTCCGGCCTGCTCGATCCGACGACGTATGGTGCGAGGTTCAGTCCGATTTCCGGACTTTGGTTCGACCCGTGGTTCGACCTGTGGATCGATGTGGGGGGCGCTCACGGTGTTGCCCGGCGGTCTCGGCATCAGCTTGCGGATCCAGTGGCGCGGCTCGGGCTCGAATTGGGCGGTTTCCGTCTGTTCAATTTCAGTTTGGTTGTCGAACAATGTCGTTGGGTCGACACGGGAAGCGGGGTGTTCCGCATGGGGGTCGCGCTGGAACTTGGCCAGGGCCTGGTCGAACAGGCCTTTCTGTGCATAGGCCATGCCCAGATTGTTCAGAAAGATCGTGTTGCTCTGGTCCAGGGTCACGGCTTTTTGGAAAGCCTCCACAGCCGCTGTGTAGTTGCCCTGGAGAAAGTAGGAGTATCCGAGGTTGTTGTAGATGTAGTCCTGATCCGGGTCCAGGCTCAAGGCCTGCTTGTACAGCGCCACGGCCTGTTCGTAGTTTTCCAGTTTGTCGCAGGATACGGCCATGGCGTTGAGGGCCTTGATGTGGTCGGGTTCCAGCAGGAGCACCTTGGCGAATTCATCCACGGCCAGTTTGTGCTGCCCGCGGGTTTGGAAATAGAGGCCCTGCCGAAAATGCATTTCCGGATTGCGGATGAACGGCCGGGCCGAGGCCACGAGGCGGCGCAGTTCCTGGTCGGACATGGTCGTACGGTGCTGCGTTCCCCAGGGTTGGGGCTCATGATTCCTCTCCCACAGGGCGCAACCCGACAATCCCACCGCGATACAGACAGGAATGCCAATTTGTTTCAAATGCTCCCGCAACCCGTTTCCCATAATTGACCCACCGTTTTTGAGTTTTGAACCGCTCGCTTCGATCACTGCTCCTTCCCCAAACCCAATCTGGCTCGTTTCAGATTTTCGCCGGCCATGACGTAGAATCCCGGTTCGTGTTCGATGGCTTTTTCGAAAGAGCGGATGGCGTCTTCGTAACGGTTCTTGTTCAGGTAGACGCTGCCCAGGTTGTTGTAGGCCTGGGATTCGGTGCCGCCCTTGCGGAAGGCTTCCAAGGCGGCCTGGTAATGTCCCAGGTTGGAGAGGGCCAGGCCCAGGTTGTTGTA contains the following coding sequences:
- a CDS encoding LytR C-terminal domain-containing protein, producing the protein MSDQELRRLVASARPFIRNPEMHFRQGLYFQTRGQHKLAVDEFAKVLLLEPDHIKALNAMAVSCDKLENYEQAVALYKQALSLDPDQDYIYNNLGYSYFLQGNYTAAVEAFQKAVTLDQSNTIFLNNLGMAYAQKGLFDQALAKFQRDPHAEHPASRVDPTTLFDNQTEIEQTETAQFEPEPRHWIRKLMPRPPGNTVSAPHIDPQVEPRVEPKSGNRTEPRTIRRRIEQAGPRVDPATQTTATPSPAPAAELQLSTGQASSGMPVTPDRQTNQHDFLKAVPVEVLNGSGVTRIAHDVGSYLEKNGFRVIRKKNADHFDHPRTIIHYGIGYLPAAKLLSRQFPGEYLLKEEASLDRFESRIRVVVGKDLDQRQLAVLGRRHVEDPAHHAASGQGTLISRGPDSPVRP